CTTGAGTATTGATGTTTCCATACATAGTCAAAGTATTCTCTCAGTTCATGAATTACACTATTATCTGTAGTATTTAGATCAGTATTTATAATAGCAATATCTCTATCATTTGAAATTCTACCTTTGTAATTTTCATCAAAATATTTATCACCAATATTTCTACCACCTATTAAGACTATTCGATTATCTACAATTATATACTTATCATGAAGTCTATTGTTTAATGTCCAGGGCTGTAGTAATCTTATTGGTTCATAAAACTTTAAGTGAATATTGGGATGAGCGTTAAGAGAATATAATTTATTCCTGATATTGACGTTTAAGAGATTATATAAGCCATCAATGATCATCCTTATTTCAACACCGCGATCAGCTGCATCTATTAGTGTGCTGAGTAATATATTAGCAAAAAAATCATTATGGATTTTAAAAGCAGATATATCAATGTAATCTTCTGCATTCTCAATCATATTTATACGCTTTAGACTGGCATCATTCATATTTTCTAGTAAAATTATTCTATCTTGACTAATGTCATTACTCAAAAAGCGGTTGATATCATATTTATGTATAAATGAATTATCATAATTAATAAAATTAAATAATAATACTCCAAAGAAAAAGGTGTAAATCATATATATTATGAGACTTGTTTTTGCAAAAAAAAGAGTTTTCTGAGTACTGCTTTCTCGAAGATTATTTTTTAATTTAGTATTCATTAATTGCTACCCCCTTTAATACCATTGATTAGATAATCGGTCTTTTTATATTGCTTAGCTTGAAAAAGCTAGATAATTTCTGTTGACATTAATTAATTATGAAAGATTCTTATATTATATGTATTACTCTAAGTAAATGATATCAAATACTTTTTTTTTCTGCAATATATATTTTTTTTTGACATTAACATAGAGCTTTGTTAAAATAATTTAGATCTTGACAATATTTCAAAAAGTCTATTACTATATAAAAACCAAACTTCGTAGTTAGTAGAAGAGTTTGTAATAGGCCTCCGACTTAGCCATTTGATGAATTAAGGTTAAAAATGATTATAAATTTTTATAAAATTATAAAGGGGTATAAAATGGAAAAATACAAAACTCAAGTAAAGAAATTTAGTTTGTTACAATGGTTTTTTTGGAGCTCCTGGGCTACTTATGGTGCGTATTTAGTATATTATCTAACAGAGATAGGTTATAGCAATATAGAAATTGGTACAGTTATGTCAGTGAGAACTGTATTGGGGCTTATAGGTGAACCTATTTTAGGTTATATATCAGATTACTATCATACAAATAAAAAGATTTTTATATTAGGAATGTTAGCAATTGCTCTTGTAGTATTGCCGTTTCCATATTATAACTGGTGGCTAATCTTAATTTCTACAGCAATCCTTGGTTTCTTTTGGGCACCACAACAATCAATACTAGATAGCTGGATTTTGAAAAGCTCAGATAAACTAGCTGATAATTATGGCTTTATGAGAGCATGGGGTTCAGTAGGTTTTGCAGTAATAGTGGTGATCTTTGGCTGGGCCCTTGATATCTTTGGCTTTAGTATACTCTTTGTATCACATGCAATTATACTTATTATTACAGCTATAATAGCTTATTTTATAAGCGATGTTAAGGATGAAAAATCTCTAGTGGAAAAAGTCAATGAGAGGGAAGATGATAAGCCTAACAATGATAAGGAAAAAAGAGAAAAAACAAAAGAAAACCCCTTTATTCTTTTTAAGAATTTGGAATATAATATTATTTTACTAAGTTCTATTTTTGTTTTTATCCCTAATAGTATTATATTTATCTATTTGCCTAATTTTATTAGAGGGGTAGGGGGTACTACAAGTTTATTAGGAGTAGTGCTGTTTTTAAATGCCCTTAGTGAAGCACCTATTTTCTTTCTTGGAAAAAAATTAATAAAAAGATTTAAAGCAATTCCTTTACTTTTATTAGCCAGCATTTTTTATATGATACGTGTAATCCTGGTCTATGAAGCAAGTGGACAGATCAATTTCTTAATCTTTGGCGCATTACAATCACTATCATTTAGTGTTTTATTGATAACTGCCAGATTCCATATCAATTATATTGCACCTGAATCTTTAAAAACTACAGCCCAATCAATTTTTACTATGGCTATGTTTGGTATAGGTGGTATAATAGCCAGTCTTTTTGGTGGGTATATAATGGATTTTTATGGCATGACAACTTTGTATAGAATCTCTTTAATGATAAGTGGGATAGGGATATTTTTAATTGCAGCTTTGCTTGTTTATCGTAGATTGGAGAAGAGTGATCATAATTATCATTAGAGCCAATATCCTCTCCAATTATCATTAATTATGCAAATTTGCTGATATATTATCAATTCGTTTTAGAAAGTTTATGATCAGATCAGGTTTGTCAGTTATATAGGCATCTGCTTTAAAATGAGATAGTATTTTAACCTGCCATGCCTGATTTATTACATAAGGTGCAACAAATAGACCTTTATTATGAGCTCTTGCTATATACCAAGGCCAGGCCATAAATCCTTTAGGTCCTAAACCATGGGCGTATTTTTGGGCCAGCTCTAGCCAATTGTCCCAGGATTTTCTGCTAATCATATTATCGTTAACTAATAATATTCGGGGACAGGAAGGAGCTAATTCCTTTAATTTTTCAAGACTATTAAGATTGAAAGATAAAAATACAAGTCTCTCTACTGAAGCATCTTCTTTTTTATTTTTATTATTTTTTTTCAGCCAGCCCATTTCTCGTAGAATTGTTATAGTTTCTTCTTCAATACCAGGATAAAGTTGAGGATGCTTAAATTCGAGAAACAAGCCTGTTTCTCTTTCTTTACTATTTGCAATTTCTAATAATTCTCTCAAAGTAATTATTTTCAAACCCTGAAATTCCTTTTTTGCCTTTTGGGGATATTTTTTATTAAACCAGCTACCAATGTCAAGTTTTTTCAATTCCTGGTATGTGAAATTTTCAAGCTCATAATTATTTCTAGCGGGGAATATCTCTTCAACATTGCTTAGCTTTTTTAAGTTCCTGTCATGGAAGATAACTATTACTCCATCCTTGCTTCTTTGTAAATCAGCTTCTAAATAATCAGCATTTTCTGTTATAGCTCTTAGATAGGCCAGTTTTGTAGATTCAGGTGCAAGAGCAGAGGCTCCCCTATGTGCGATTACTGAAGGATAGTGAATATCTAGCCTTTTCATTATATCTCGTCCTTTGAGGGATGGACATATTAGATAATATCCACCATAAAAGAGTATAAAAACCCCTGATAATATAATAAAAATTGCACCTATTATATATTGATAAATTATTGAACACCTCCAAAAATATTATTACTCCTACTGAAGACAACGTTTCTCATATAATATATAACTTGCTCAATCCATTCTTTTTGCTCTTCACTTAAGACTACATTATCCTCTTTAGCTTTATCTAAATATCCTATTTTTTCGAATTCCCCCTGTTGCCTTACAAAAAGCTGATCTTTATATAATATTTGTGGATTTTCATGTAAGAATAAAACAGGCCATTCCTTAGCTCTTAATAATGATCTCCCTACAAAGGTTTCGGGTATAGATTCTATCCCTAGTATATCTAATATTGTAGGAGCTATATCAGTGAAGCTAGCAAGCCTTTCATTAATACCACTCTCAATATCAGGATGTATGATCAAAAGAGGGACATGTTCTGGAGCTTTAACATTTCTTTTAAGATTAAAATTACGTGGTGAAGAATAAAGCTCAGTATTTATATCAGATTCATGGTCAGAGTATATAATAAAGAGGGTATCTTCCTTCAATCCCCTTTCTTCAAGCCCCTGGAAAAACATTTCCATTGATTTATCAAGAAATGCAATAGAATTAAAAAAGTCCTGCACTAATCTATTATCTATATTTGAAAATTCTTCCTTTGCTTGCTCAGGAGGATAAAAGTAAAAAGGTGTATGACTTGTCAGAGAGATAAAAAAGGCGAAAAAAGGTTCTTCTGTGCCTTCTAATAAATCTAGTGATTGATGGAAAAAGTCATAATCATTTAGACCTAATTTGTCTTCAACATCCATTTTTAAATTGTCTTTTTGATAATCTTCAAGACTATAGAATTTATTAAATCCTAAATCAGGAAAAGCTAGGTCGCGGTTAAAAAAGCTTTTATCATTACCGTGAAAAGCCAGTGTTTGATATCCTTTTTCTTTTAGAATTTTAGCTAGAGAACCTAGATTGCTAAAATCATTTTCTCGAAAAGCGTAATTTCGATTAATAGGGTATAGAGATGTCAAGAAAGAAAGATCTGCATCAAAGCTTCCATTTACATGCTGGGCATAAAAATTATTGAAATACAAACTTTCTTTTTTAAGATTATTTAAAAAGGGATTTATTTCTATTCCTTCATACTTATAATCCATTAATTTTTCATCAAGGGACTCTAACTGTATAGCTATTATATTAGGCATATTTTCAATTATAGGCTCAGAGTCTATATTGTTATCAATTCTTAGCTTTACTGCCTCTATTTCAGAGCTTATAAAGCTATCAGGGGATAGATAATCATAGACTTCGATTGCATATAGGGGTAATAAGCCATAGACATTAGCAAATTTAATAGTGCTATCTTGATAGAGTTCAAGTGGATTTTTATTATCCAGAAGATAATTAGTAATTAGAATTTGGGAAAATAAAAGGACGACAATTAGAGCATATCTAGGTACTTTTGCTTTTCTTTTTTTATAATAAAATGAGCTAGCACTCTTTTGGAATCCTTTCATAGAAAATCTGTAATTTGATTTCTTCATCCTAGGTATAAAAAATGCTAAAAGGAAGATATCAAGTATAAATAAAATATCGTATGGTCTAATAATATGTCTTAGTAATACTGAAAAGAGAGAAAAAGTCCCAGTACCTTCTCCAAGTATCATATCATTAACACTTAAAAAATTACCAAAATATCGATTATACCAAAAATTAGACATAAACATAGATGTAAAGGCTATTGATAGTAAAAATAAAAATATTCTTCCTTTTTTACTATTTCCTAATGGAAGTAGCAATAAAATAAAGATAGCCATAAATGCAATGTTTCTTAAAATAAGACCGCTAATGGATGGGACATATAAGATACGTAAAAATAAAAAATTATACTTAAATAAAAAACCTAGAATTAGAATAGTAATAAAAATCTTTCCCCTAGAATTTAATTTATTAAGTTTAGACATAGAAGATCTCCTTTCAAATAAGTAATTATGATGTCTTAATAATATATAAAAGAGAAGTGAAATGCAAGCTTAAAGTCATTTATATTAAAGCCAAACTTGAAAAAGATGGTCTTTTTTGTATTTTTATTGAAAAAAATAAAGGAAATAAACGTTTAACATAGAATTATTAACTTATAAAAAATAACAGTTTTTACATTTAGAGGTTCAAAAATGAAAAACTTTGCAAACGCTTTTAAGAAAGGGGGATTAAATTGTTTGGAATTACGGATTCATCTATATGGCTCGCTTATGTTCTTTGTTTTTTAAGTGCTTTGTTATGTATCATATATGGATTAAAGAATTGGAACAAAGGATTAGAAAATGAAAATGAAGAGATGGAAGAAGAATTACGTTGGGAAAAAGTAGAACAAGAGATTGAAGAAAATTTGTAAATCTAAACTTATTGTAGAACTTAAATTATAAATGAGTAGGAGAGAAGGGAGAATCTTATGAATAGAATTATTATTACTGTTGTATATCTGGCTATTTTAGCCTTTCTTGGTTTTTTGGGTTTTAAGCATACAAAGAATTCAAAGGATTATTTGATTGGTGGTCGTCAAATTCATCCTGTTATTATGGCTTTTTCTTATGGCGCTGCTTTTATAAGCACATCTGCAATTGTTGGTTTTGGTGGTGCTGCAGGTGTTTTTGGATTGGGTTTATTATGGTTGACTTTTCTTACTATCTTTGTAGGTGTATTTATAGCTTTTGTCTTACTGGGTAAACGCACAAGGAAGATGGGGCATAACCTTAATGCACATACTTTTCCAGAACTAATATCCAGGCGTTTTCAGTCAGTATTTATACAGAAATTTGCAGGGTCGCTTATCTTTTTATTCATGCCTCTTTATGCTGCAGCTGTAATGATAGGTGCATCAATGTTTTTAGAGGCCAGTCTTAATATAGATTATAATGCTGCATTGTTTTCATTTTCAATATTAATTGCTATTTATGTATTTTATGGTGGTTTGAAAGGTGTTATGTACTCTGATGCATTTCAGGGTTCCTTAATGCTTGTAGGTATGAGTATTCTTTTGATTTGGGTGTATAGGAATTTAGGTGGAATAAGTAATGCACATATTCGATTAACAGAAATGATGTCCAATCCTCTTGTACTTGAGCAGTTAGCAGATGAAGCTGCTAATATATTGCCTGGCTTTACTGGCTGGACATCTATGCCTGAATTTTTATCAATAAACTGGTGGTACTTAGTTTCATCCGTAATATTAGGAGTAGGTATTGGTGTATTAGCACAACCACAGCTTGTGGTGCGATTTATGACTGTTAAAAGCAATAGAGAATTAAATAGGGCTGTACCAGTTGGAGGTTTTTTTATCTTAATGATGACAGGTGTTGCTTTTATAGTTGGTGCCTTATCAAATGTTTATTTTTTTGATAAATATGGACAAATATCAGTTCTAGTGGCTGGTGATTCGGGGGGAATCATACCACTATATATAAATCACTTTATGCCTGAATGGTTTTCTTCGTTTTTTTTAGTTGTAATAGTAGCTGCTGGTATGTCAACTATAAGTTCTCAATTCCATGCTATGGGAACAGCTTTATCCAGGGATTTATTTAACTTAGAAGGTAAAAGCGAAGAGCAAAAACTTTTATTATCAAGAGTTGGTATGTTAATATCTATTATAATTACAATTATATTAGCTTATATATTACCACAAATATGGAGTGGCGCAATAGCAGCCAGCACAGCTCTTTTCTTTGGTATTTGTGGAGCTTCTTTTATACCAATGTATGTAGGCGGTCTTTATTTTAAAAAAATGCCCAAGGAAGCCGCAGAATGGGGTATGGTAGCAGGTTTCATTACCAGTCTATTCTGGATAGTTTTTGTACATATTACAGAATCGGCTTCTTTAAGAATAGCAGATGCTATTTTTTCTCGTCCTAGTCTGGCATACGGTAGTATATGGGCCTGGGTTGATCCAATAGTTATAGCTTTATCTATTTCCATTTTAGTAACTATTCTCTTAAGTTTCCTTAAAAAGAGTAATTTAAAGGAAGAACACCTAGACATTTGTTTTAAAGGAATAGATATGAAATGATAATTTAACTATTAGTCTATTGAAGCTGTCATGACTAAGCATACTTATGCGGTATCTAGAAACTTTGTGCTAATAGTAAAATAGAAATATTTATTTATAAAATCTCAGTCTAATTAAATAGATTGAGATTTTTTCTTTCTTCTTTATGCCTGAGTATAAAAGAGCTATAGTGAAGTAGTTTGACTTAATTACTTTAAATTACTAATAAATCAATTTAAGAAAACAAAAATATTTACGATATATAAATTGAAGTCATTAACTGTAGATTATATTGCATACTCAAACTTCCCAGTTGCTATAAAATCATCTGAGAAGTATGACTTACACTAAATCAAAGCTTTTAATACTTAGGGAATTAAATACATAAAGGAAATTATAGGGACAAAACAAGGAGGGAAATTATGCGAATAGAGGGGATAGCCAATCAAAGTCAAGGGCAAAATCAAACAAGAATGGCTGATACTACTGTACAGGAGAGAGTGATTAGGGAAGATTTAAAAGAACAGTCCACTAATAATGGGCAGCTGGGACGGGAAAGTAAAGAAAACATTTTAAATGAAGATGAACTAATTCATATAATAGAAGAAGCTAATAAGGACTTTTTATTTTATGATCGAAAATTTGAGTTTAGTATTCATGAAGAAACAAAAGCTATTATGGTTAAAGTAATTAATGCTGGAACTGAAGAAATAATTAGAGAAATACCCTCTGAAAAGATTCTAGACATGGTAGCAAAAATGTGGGAAATGGCAGGAATCTTTGTAGACGAAAAGGTATAGAAAGAGGTGCTGTAAATGACTATTAGGTTTTCTGGTTTGATGAGTGGTATGGATACAGATAATATGATACAACAATTGATGCGTGTACATCAAATTAAAGTTGATAGAGTAGAACAAGATAAGCAATATGCAGAATGGCAAAGAGATGCTTTTCGAGATGTGAGTAATCAGGTGCGTGGTTTTAGAGATAATTTCTTTGACTTTCTAAATTCTGATAATAATATGCGTTCACCAAGAACTTTTAATTCTATGAGAGTAGAGTACAATGGACTGGAAAGTTCACCGTTTTTGTCAGTTTCTCCAGGTTCTAATGCAGTTCAAGGTAATTATGAGATTACGGATATAGAACTGGCAAGAGAGGCAGAACTTGAGGGTGTTAGAGTGACAGCAGATATGCTAGGTAATGAATTAGACCTTACAGATGGTAATATTACAATAAATGATGATAATAATCAGTTTAGCGTCAATCTTAACGGGGTTAGTAGAGTCATAACATTGTTTGAGGGTAAAGAAAGTGATTCTGTAACTGCCGAAGCCCTAAGAGATGAGATAGCGGAACAAATAGATGCTACTTTCGGAGAAGGAAGAATTGTACTGGCTCTTGATGGAGATCGAATCAAAATTACAGACCCAATTGGTTCCAGTAACATAAATCTTAATTCAGTCAGTGGAAATTCTGGTCTTGAAACAATTGGTTTTGCTGATGGTGCAAATAGCAGCAATAGAATTAGTTTAAGGTCCAATATAGCTGATATCACAGGATATTTTGCTGGAGGAATAGATATTGCTGAAGGAAAAGATATTAGTTTTACTATTAATGGTGTTGACTTTGAATTTGACTCCAGTAAAACTTCTTTAAATGATATTATGAATGAAGTTAATAATAGCGATGCCGGAGTTACTATGAGATATGATGAACTGAATGATAATTTTAGATTTATATCTGATGAAATGGGCCAGTCTGCTCAGATTAATATTGATGGTGACTTTCTTACAGATTCATTAAACATGAATAATATATCTGCTAGTGGTGAAGATGCTAGCTTGAAAATCAATGGACAAACAGTTAGCCGTAGTAGTAATAACTTTATTATTAATGGTACGACTTTTAATCTAAATCAAGCTACAGAGGAAACAATAAACCTTTCTATAGATACAAATCCTGATCAAACAGCAGAAAAGATTATAAATTTTGTTGAAGAATATAATGAATTAATAGGGGAGCTCAATACAAAACTTAGTGAACCACAAAACAGGGATTATAGACCTTTAACTGATGACCAACGTCATGCGATGAGTGATAGGGAAATTGAAATGTGGGAAGAGCAGGCCCAAAGTGGTTTATTAAGAAGAGACCCTTTGTTACAGAGAATGGTCACTCAGATGCGGACTGCTCTATTTGAAACTGTAGAAGGAGCCGGAATGAGTCTTCATGAGATGGGAATTAGTACAAGTAGAAACTATCTTGATGGAGGACGATTGCAAATAGATGAAGATAGGCTAAAGGCTGCTATTGCGGAAAATCCTGAAGGAGTTACAGCCTTATTTACGCAACAGTCAGATAAAGGTGAAGAAAAGGGCTTATCTCATCGTCTTTATGATATTGTTCAGGCTAATATTCGTACTACTAGAGATAATAATGGTAGAAAGGGTCTTTTATTAGAAAAGGCTGGTATAGAAGGTGATACTTCAGAAATAAATAATTCAATTAATCGAGAGATTATTGGTTATGATAATCGTATCAACAGTCTTCTTGATACGATAAGCAGACAGGAGGAATATTATTATCGTATGTTTACCCGTATGGAAAGTGCACTTTCTGAGATGTACGCTCAGTCTGATTGGTTAACAGCTCAATTAGGTGGTGGAATGATGTAATTGAAAGGTGGCTATTAATGAATCCTGATAAAGATATAGAAAGTTTAATTAATTATATGCGAAAAAAAACAAGTTTTCTGGAAGAAGTATTAGACTTAACAAAAGAGGAATATATAGCTGTAAAAAAAGAGGATTTAGATAAAGTGGAAAAATTACTAGGAGAAAGAAAAACTATCCTTTTAGAAATTGATAAATTAGATAAAAAATTCATTGAAAAATTTGAAGCTTTAAAGACCAATTACGGGGTAGAAGAAATAAGCCAAATAAAAGGTGATAAAAATCTTCTAATAGATCTACAAGAGAAAACCAAATATATAAAAGAGCTATTGGAGAGAATTAAAGATACTGAAGATGAGTTAAAAAAAGATTTTACTAAACAAATTGATGAAGTGAAGCAAAATTTACTTAAAGTAAACAAAGGAAAAAAAGCTACATCCAATTATCATAAAGAACCTATTCGAACTGGTGGTACATTTCTTGATAAAAAAAATTAGTATTAAAGATAAGTTTACTATGATTTAATATATAGGATTAGTAAAATTAAGTGTAATGTATGTAAAAGTAGATGTAAAAGATTTGTTTTTATAGAAACAATAGGGGGTAGATAATATGCAAAATCAAGGAGTTTATCAAAAATATAAACAAGTTCAGGTTGGAACAGCCAATAGAGGGAAACTATTGATAATGCTTTATCAGGGTTGTATAAAGTTTTTAAATATAGCCCAAAAAGGTATAGAAGAGAATCAACTAGAGCTGGCTAATACTAATATTATAAAGGCGCAAGATATAATAAACGAATTAATGGCTACACTGGACATGGAGCAGGGTGGTAATATAGCAAAAAACCTATACAGTCTATATGAATTTATGAATTATCAACTATTACAGGCAAATATAAAGAAAGATGTTGAGCAAATTAAAGTTGTTGAAAATATGATCTTGGAATTATTAAAAACCTGGCAGCAAATTATAAATGGGAAACAGGAAAAAGAAAGCGAAAAACAAATTACTGTAAATGGATAAAATAAAAAGGGGCGTCTCATTTTGAGACAGCCCCTTTTGTTTTTGATTATAAACCTTATAACACTAAGCTATTAGCATATGCAAATAATAAACCTGCTACAATAAAACAGTAGACTGCTAGATAAATAAGTCGACTTTTACGAAGTATATCAATTAGCCATACAATACCTATTATAGAAAAGATGAAAGAAGAAAGGAAAGATACGATTAAAGGTCCTGTACCAATAGATGACCACATTCCACTACCAATCTCGCCTACTGCAAGTACTGTAGAGCC
This region of Halanaerobiaceae bacterium ANBcell28 genomic DNA includes:
- the flgN gene encoding flagellar export chaperone FlgN, producing the protein MNPDKDIESLINYMRKKTSFLEEVLDLTKEEYIAVKKEDLDKVEKLLGERKTILLEIDKLDKKFIEKFEALKTNYGVEEISQIKGDKNLLIDLQEKTKYIKELLERIKDTEDELKKDFTKQIDEVKQNLLKVNKGKKATSNYHKEPIRTGGTFLDKKN
- a CDS encoding LTA synthase family protein; the protein is MSKLNKLNSRGKIFITILILGFLFKYNFLFLRILYVPSISGLILRNIAFMAIFILLLLPLGNSKKGRIFLFLLSIAFTSMFMSNFWYNRYFGNFLSVNDMILGEGTGTFSLFSVLLRHIIRPYDILFILDIFLLAFFIPRMKKSNYRFSMKGFQKSASSFYYKKRKAKVPRYALIVVLLFSQILITNYLLDNKNPLELYQDSTIKFANVYGLLPLYAIEVYDYLSPDSFISSEIEAVKLRIDNNIDSEPIIENMPNIIAIQLESLDEKLMDYKYEGIEINPFLNNLKKESLYFNNFYAQHVNGSFDADLSFLTSLYPINRNYAFRENDFSNLGSLAKILKEKGYQTLAFHGNDKSFFNRDLAFPDLGFNKFYSLEDYQKDNLKMDVEDKLGLNDYDFFHQSLDLLEGTEEPFFAFFISLTSHTPFYFYPPEQAKEEFSNIDNRLVQDFFNSIAFLDKSMEMFFQGLEERGLKEDTLFIIYSDHESDINTELYSSPRNFNLKRNVKAPEHVPLLIIHPDIESGINERLASFTDIAPTILDILGIESIPETFVGRSLLRAKEWPVLFLHENPQILYKDQLFVRQQGEFEKIGYLDKAKEDNVVLSEEQKEWIEQVIYYMRNVVFSRSNNIFGGVQ
- the fliD gene encoding flagellar filament capping protein FliD; its protein translation is MTIRFSGLMSGMDTDNMIQQLMRVHQIKVDRVEQDKQYAEWQRDAFRDVSNQVRGFRDNFFDFLNSDNNMRSPRTFNSMRVEYNGLESSPFLSVSPGSNAVQGNYEITDIELAREAELEGVRVTADMLGNELDLTDGNITINDDNNQFSVNLNGVSRVITLFEGKESDSVTAEALRDEIAEQIDATFGEGRIVLALDGDRIKITDPIGSSNINLNSVSGNSGLETIGFADGANSSNRISLRSNIADITGYFAGGIDIAEGKDISFTINGVDFEFDSSKTSLNDIMNEVNNSDAGVTMRYDELNDNFRFISDEMGQSAQINIDGDFLTDSLNMNNISASGEDASLKINGQTVSRSSNNFIINGTTFNLNQATEETINLSIDTNPDQTAEKIINFVEEYNELIGELNTKLSEPQNRDYRPLTDDQRHAMSDREIEMWEEQAQSGLLRRDPLLQRMVTQMRTALFETVEGAGMSLHEMGISTSRNYLDGGRLQIDEDRLKAAIAENPEGVTALFTQQSDKGEEKGLSHRLYDIVQANIRTTRDNNGRKGLLLEKAGIEGDTSEINNSINREIIGYDNRINSLLDTISRQEEYYYRMFTRMESALSEMYAQSDWLTAQLGGGMM
- the fliS gene encoding flagellar export chaperone FliS, whose product is MQNQGVYQKYKQVQVGTANRGKLLIMLYQGCIKFLNIAQKGIEENQLELANTNIIKAQDIINELMATLDMEQGGNIAKNLYSLYEFMNYQLLQANIKKDVEQIKVVENMILELLKTWQQIINGKQEKESEKQITVNG
- a CDS encoding flagellar protein FlaG, with the translated sequence MRIEGIANQSQGQNQTRMADTTVQERVIREDLKEQSTNNGQLGRESKENILNEDELIHIIEEANKDFLFYDRKFEFSIHEETKAIMVKVINAGTEEIIREIPSEKILDMVAKMWEMAGIFVDEKV
- a CDS encoding glycerophosphodiester phosphodiesterase family protein, whose translation is MKRLDIHYPSVIAHRGASALAPESTKLAYLRAITENADYLEADLQRSKDGVIVIFHDRNLKKLSNVEEIFPARNNYELENFTYQELKKLDIGSWFNKKYPQKAKKEFQGLKIITLRELLEIANSKERETGLFLEFKHPQLYPGIEEETITILREMGWLKKNNKNKKEDASVERLVFLSFNLNSLEKLKELAPSCPRILLVNDNMISRKSWDNWLELAQKYAHGLGPKGFMAWPWYIARAHNKGLFVAPYVINQAWQVKILSHFKADAYITDKPDLIINFLKRIDNISANLHN
- a CDS encoding symporter small accessory protein, whose translation is MFGITDSSIWLAYVLCFLSALLCIIYGLKNWNKGLENENEEMEEELRWEKVEQEIEENL
- a CDS encoding MFS transporter; this encodes MEKYKTQVKKFSLLQWFFWSSWATYGAYLVYYLTEIGYSNIEIGTVMSVRTVLGLIGEPILGYISDYYHTNKKIFILGMLAIALVVLPFPYYNWWLILISTAILGFFWAPQQSILDSWILKSSDKLADNYGFMRAWGSVGFAVIVVIFGWALDIFGFSILFVSHAIILIITAIIAYFISDVKDEKSLVEKVNEREDDKPNNDKEKREKTKENPFILFKNLEYNIILLSSIFVFIPNSIIFIYLPNFIRGVGGTTSLLGVVLFLNALSEAPIFFLGKKLIKRFKAIPLLLLASIFYMIRVILVYEASGQINFLIFGALQSLSFSVLLITARFHINYIAPESLKTTAQSIFTMAMFGIGGIIASLFGGYIMDFYGMTTLYRISLMISGIGIFLIAALLVYRRLEKSDHNYH
- a CDS encoding sodium:solute symporter family protein translates to MNRIIITVVYLAILAFLGFLGFKHTKNSKDYLIGGRQIHPVIMAFSYGAAFISTSAIVGFGGAAGVFGLGLLWLTFLTIFVGVFIAFVLLGKRTRKMGHNLNAHTFPELISRRFQSVFIQKFAGSLIFLFMPLYAAAVMIGASMFLEASLNIDYNAALFSFSILIAIYVFYGGLKGVMYSDAFQGSLMLVGMSILLIWVYRNLGGISNAHIRLTEMMSNPLVLEQLADEAANILPGFTGWTSMPEFLSINWWYLVSSVILGVGIGVLAQPQLVVRFMTVKSNRELNRAVPVGGFFILMMTGVAFIVGALSNVYFFDKYGQISVLVAGDSGGIIPLYINHFMPEWFSSFFLVVIVAAGMSTISSQFHAMGTALSRDLFNLEGKSEEQKLLLSRVGMLISIIITIILAYILPQIWSGAIAASTALFFGICGASFIPMYVGGLYFKKMPKEAAEWGMVAGFITSLFWIVFVHITESASLRIADAIFSRPSLAYGSIWAWVDPIVIALSISILVTILLSFLKKSNLKEEHLDICFKGIDMK